One part of the Nostoc sp. PCC 7120 = FACHB-418 genome encodes these proteins:
- a CDS encoding peroxiredoxin-like family protein, producing MNIQISSNSLNIYSILSQSQRLRVSDGEIKPVLDGCIYPSKLLVLIWSQLGDFDNLEYAWWLQREKEQIAARGIRICAIGIGDRNSGLKFCEYTGFPQEWLFVDAKAEIHRILGLYRGLSLQFPMLSNSQKAWLNLMLMCAGIGSPGTLKEVFRGYKGDKKAPQLIADEEVVRGTPLPPMKGSFFKAAGGKGFQRPFELATLRLRNMTEVLSNWSTYVPDSSYLTQRGGTFLFDSQGKLIYEHRDRGILGFAENMSNPLSFLYE from the coding sequence ATGAATATTCAAATAAGCTCTAATTCTCTAAATATTTATTCGATTTTGAGTCAATCTCAACGCTTGCGAGTTAGCGATGGAGAGATTAAACCCGTTTTAGATGGCTGCATCTATCCGTCAAAGTTACTTGTACTAATTTGGTCACAGTTAGGGGATTTTGATAATTTAGAATATGCTTGGTGGCTGCAAAGAGAAAAAGAACAGATCGCAGCCAGAGGAATTAGAATTTGCGCTATTGGAATTGGCGATCGCAATTCTGGACTCAAGTTTTGCGAATATACGGGCTTCCCTCAAGAATGGTTGTTTGTAGATGCAAAAGCTGAAATTCACCGCATTTTAGGGCTTTATCGCGGTTTATCTCTACAATTTCCCATGCTATCCAATTCACAAAAAGCATGGCTGAATTTAATGCTCATGTGTGCTGGGATTGGTAGTCCCGGAACTCTCAAGGAAGTTTTCCGGGGTTATAAGGGTGACAAGAAAGCACCTCAGTTAATTGCTGATGAGGAAGTTGTGAGGGGTACACCTTTACCACCAATGAAAGGTTCATTTTTCAAAGCTGCTGGCGGAAAAGGCTTTCAGCGTCCTTTTGAACTAGCAACCCTGCGCTTGCGAAATATGACTGAAGTTTTGAGCAACTGGAGTACTTATGTACCGGATTCATCTTATTTGACCCAGCGCGGAGGAACTTTTCTATTTGATTCTCAAGGGAAATTAATTTATGAGCATCGCGATCGCGGTATCCTGGGTTTTGCAGAAAATATGAGCAATCCCTTATCTTTTTTATACGAATAG
- the topA gene encoding type I DNA topoisomerase, which translates to MPKRLLVVESPGKVKKLSQILGSEWIVRASCGHIRELSDEGEDALGFSMDGSSVQCHYVPRDQRSKETIQQLKSAAKQVSEVVLGTDPDREGETIAWHLKEVLGLREPKRVVYTEITASAVQSAIAHPRKLDLNLVGAGLCRDCLDKLVGYKGSPLVWALNNGAKSVGRVQSSTLHLICQREREIQSFVPQDYWSVWVDYVEGFRAFYKGAVNTRSNSPEAEVEIHDDAAGNSTTAPESTRVLAEAEANRLVEEARRHPHQIVQYEGKVANRQPPPPFITSTLQQAAGSKLKFAPEKTMQLAQKLYEAGLITYMRTDSVMLSPEFCESARQWLEQNDPQNVPTQVARHRSSKTAQQGHEAIRPTDVFRPSAQLRIELSTDEFNLYVMIWKRAIASQCRPAQLRKTVVITQSGQILWQARGQVVEFLGYTRYWPNLSKDTLLPTLQQGQMVTLENAGHEKKQTQPPPRYSEPKLVQLMERKGIGRPSTYSPTIATLKKRGYVELTKDNLHPTNLGLEVDTFLQKALPDLLEAEFTAKMENALDAIAEGKQPWQIYLTTWNQNYFAPALAKAKTVTVDSGKTTKTFPARQYDTSRTRCPDCNNFLSKIPSSKLKKKYFLKCTSGCENTVLFWSEFSKTWQAPRTKDDKMAENGEKNHLSPSTKLPTQLTAYPCPVCKKPLEEYTYTKDGQKKTMLRCSASSSRTDKKHKDVAYFHTAKGWWSPKFGEIT; encoded by the coding sequence ATGCCGAAACGCCTGCTAGTGGTTGAATCTCCGGGTAAAGTGAAAAAGCTCAGTCAAATTTTGGGTTCTGAGTGGATTGTCCGTGCTTCTTGTGGACATATTCGGGAACTGAGTGATGAGGGTGAGGATGCTTTGGGGTTCAGCATGGATGGTAGTAGTGTGCAGTGTCACTACGTACCGCGTGACCAACGTTCAAAAGAAACTATCCAGCAGTTAAAGAGTGCGGCGAAGCAGGTAAGTGAAGTTGTGTTAGGGACTGACCCGGATAGGGAAGGAGAAACCATTGCTTGGCATCTCAAGGAAGTTTTGGGATTGAGAGAACCGAAACGGGTTGTCTATACAGAGATTACAGCCTCGGCGGTACAGAGTGCGATCGCTCATCCGCGCAAACTGGACTTAAATTTAGTCGGGGCGGGATTGTGTCGAGATTGTCTAGATAAGTTGGTCGGGTATAAGGGTAGTCCTCTGGTTTGGGCGTTAAATAATGGGGCCAAGAGTGTGGGGAGAGTGCAGAGTTCTACACTCCACCTGATTTGTCAACGGGAGAGGGAAATTCAAAGTTTTGTACCTCAAGATTATTGGAGTGTTTGGGTTGATTATGTTGAAGGTTTCCGCGCTTTCTATAAAGGTGCAGTTAACACTCGCTCAAACTCTCCAGAAGCAGAAGTAGAAATTCATGATGATGCGGCGGGAAATAGCACAACTGCGCCTGAGTCTACCCGCGTACTTGCAGAAGCCGAAGCTAACCGTTTAGTAGAAGAAGCACGCCGTCATCCCCACCAAATCGTGCAGTATGAGGGAAAAGTTGCCAACCGTCAACCACCGCCACCTTTTATTACTTCCACTCTGCAACAAGCGGCTGGTTCTAAGTTGAAGTTTGCACCAGAGAAGACGATGCAGCTAGCCCAAAAGTTGTATGAGGCTGGGTTGATTACATATATGCGGACAGACTCGGTAATGTTGAGTCCAGAGTTTTGTGAAAGTGCGCGTCAGTGGTTGGAACAAAATGACCCGCAGAATGTACCGACACAGGTTGCCAGACATCGCAGTAGCAAGACAGCCCAACAAGGACACGAAGCAATTCGCCCCACTGATGTGTTTCGTCCTTCCGCCCAGTTGCGAATAGAACTATCCACGGATGAGTTTAACTTGTATGTGATGATTTGGAAACGGGCGATCGCTTCCCAATGTCGTCCAGCCCAACTACGCAAAACGGTCGTAATCACCCAGTCTGGTCAAATTCTTTGGCAAGCAAGAGGACAAGTAGTAGAATTTCTCGGTTATACCCGCTACTGGCCTAATCTCAGCAAGGATACCCTCTTACCCACCTTGCAACAAGGGCAAATGGTAACTTTAGAAAATGCCGGTCACGAGAAAAAACAAACCCAACCTCCACCACGCTACAGCGAACCAAAGTTAGTGCAACTTATGGAACGTAAAGGCATTGGTCGTCCCAGTACCTATTCTCCCACCATCGCCACCCTGAAGAAACGGGGTTACGTCGAACTGACCAAAGACAACTTACACCCAACAAATCTAGGTTTAGAAGTTGATACTTTCTTACAAAAAGCCCTACCGGATTTACTAGAAGCAGAATTTACTGCCAAAATGGAAAATGCCCTCGATGCGATCGCTGAAGGTAAACAACCTTGGCAGATATACTTGACCACTTGGAATCAGAATTATTTTGCCCCAGCTTTAGCCAAAGCTAAGACTGTCACTGTCGATTCAGGCAAGACGACAAAAACTTTTCCCGCGCGTCAATACGATACCAGCCGGACTCGCTGCCCTGATTGCAATAACTTTCTCAGCAAAATTCCCAGCAGTAAACTGAAGAAAAAATACTTCCTCAAATGCACTAGCGGTTGTGAAAACACTGTCTTATTTTGGAGTGAATTTAGTAAGACTTGGCAAGCGCCACGAACAAAAGATGACAAGATGGCAGAAAATGGGGAAAAGAATCATCTCTCACCTTCAACAAAACTTCCCACTCAGTTGACAGCATACCCCTGTCCAGTATGTAAAAAACCTTTGGAAGAGTATACTTACACCAAAGATGGACAGAAAAAAACTATGCTGCGTTGCTCTGCATCCTCATCTCGCACTGACAAAAAGCATAAAGATGTGGCTTATTTCCACACTGCAAAAGGTTGGTGGAGTCCTAAGTTTGGGGAAATAACCTAG
- a CDS encoding ferredoxin reductase family protein, with translation MRSLLMKNPVVIGASWIAAYIVIILFPLFILLLYPPTPSNERSFLLEFSAALGFIGLAMMAMQFALTARINRIEASYGVDLILQFHRYTSIVAFLFLLAHPIILFINNPETLQLLNFFQAPWRARAAVIATLALIAIIVTSIWRKQLNIGYENWRIAHGILAVIIVSFGLGHVLGVLNYLSLFWKAVIWTGIAIAALWLLIYIRLVKPYFMLKKPYLVEAVIPQRGNVWNLVLRPRGHQGIYFQPGQFAWLTLEISPFRMREHPFSIACSAEHSDRLEFGIKALGDFTKTIKDVKPGTKAFLDGPYGVFTTDRYENTAGFVFIAGGIGITPIISMLFTLAERKDERPLLLIYASKNWEDITYREEIEALTDKLDLTVIHVLKEPPEDWSGESGYVDQQLLERYIPKRPATRNYFICAAPKMMDQVEIYLHNLEVPITNIHMEHYNLV, from the coding sequence ATGAGAAGCTTATTGATGAAAAATCCCGTGGTAATAGGGGCATCTTGGATAGCTGCGTATATTGTCATTATTCTCTTCCCGCTATTTATACTACTTTTATACCCACCAACACCCAGTAATGAACGCAGTTTTTTATTGGAATTTTCTGCGGCTTTGGGTTTCATTGGTTTAGCAATGATGGCAATGCAATTTGCTCTCACTGCGCGCATTAATCGCATAGAAGCCTCTTATGGTGTTGACCTCATTCTTCAATTTCATCGCTACACCTCGATAGTTGCATTCTTATTTCTCCTGGCTCATCCGATAATTTTGTTCATTAATAATCCTGAGACACTACAATTATTAAATTTTTTCCAAGCGCCTTGGCGAGCTAGGGCAGCAGTTATTGCAACTTTGGCACTAATAGCAATTATTGTTACTTCTATCTGGCGCAAACAACTGAATATTGGCTATGAAAATTGGCGTATAGCTCATGGTATTTTGGCAGTTATTATCGTTAGCTTTGGTTTAGGACACGTCTTGGGTGTGCTGAATTATTTAAGTCTGTTTTGGAAAGCAGTGATTTGGACTGGTATTGCAATAGCTGCGTTATGGTTGTTAATTTATATTCGCTTAGTTAAACCTTATTTTATGCTGAAAAAACCTTACTTGGTGGAAGCTGTAATTCCCCAACGAGGTAATGTTTGGAATTTGGTTTTACGTCCTAGAGGACACCAAGGAATATATTTTCAACCAGGCCAATTTGCTTGGTTAACTCTAGAAATTTCCCCCTTTAGAATGCGGGAACATCCATTTTCTATTGCTTGTAGTGCAGAACATTCCGATCGCCTGGAATTTGGTATTAAAGCTTTAGGCGATTTTACCAAAACCATCAAAGATGTCAAACCAGGGACTAAAGCTTTTCTAGATGGCCCCTATGGAGTTTTCACCACAGACCGCTATGAGAATACTGCTGGATTTGTCTTTATTGCTGGGGGGATAGGTATTACACCAATTATTAGTATGCTTTTTACCTTAGCAGAACGTAAAGATGAGCGTCCGCTACTGTTAATTTATGCCAGCAAAAATTGGGAAGACATAACTTACAGAGAGGAAATTGAAGCCTTAACAGATAAATTAGATCTAACAGTGATTCACGTTCTCAAAGAACCTCCGGAGGATTGGTCAGGGGAAAGTGGATACGTTGATCAGCAACTATTAGAACGCTACATTCCTAAACGTCCGGCAACTCGAAATTACTTTATCTGTGCTGCGCCAAAAATGATGGATCAAGTGGAGATATATTTACATAATTTGGAAGTGCCAATCACTAATATTCACATGGAACATTACAACCTTGTATAA
- a CDS encoding TonB-dependent siderophore receptor, protein MSNQLQKLAWMIGVALVLVNPPVLAEDSQKPISKISQLDDVEKPATSIKQWLAQSLIQITGVKSQTTGKGIEVTLETNQSDKLQLVNKSEGNSYIVDIPNAQLRLPSGDTFRQEKATAGISEVIVTNLDANTVRVTVTGETGAPQVELFDGDEGLVFGAVPTVTTTQTPQTQPTPVEPQPSTETQPEQPSAQGEPEAPIELLVTGEQNRYRVPNASTGTRTDTLIRDIPQTIQVVPEQVIKDQRVTRLRDALLNIGGVVQDGGFGSTSDQIGIRGFFGDGTFGGSILVDGFKDGRGGIRETANVERIEVLKGPASVLYGGVQPGGVINLVTKQPLRDPYYNAELSVGSFSTFRPSIDISGPLNSDKTLLYRLNSVYETSDGFRDFNQDVQRFFISPTLKWEIGKATNLTLQFDYLNDERPFDRGFLAFGEGIIDTPLERFFGEPDDVRKVEEIGLSYRLEHNFNDNWKIRNAFRYQSSDTFDYRAEPVRLNETTGILTRNFRSNDDYEENYTLQTDVVGKFITGSINHTLLFGVDLARFTSGGTQSRLPGVITPSINVFNPVYNAIPRPGLDELTNVVRNNQDRSTGLGIFLQNQIAFADNLKLLVGGRFDTVDQNSTDLRDGSESGRYDSAFTPRLGIVYQPIEPISLYASYSQSFQPNFGTRVDGSILEAERGTQYEVGVKGEFLDGRLAATLAAYHITKSNIAATDLDNPDFLLPIGEQRNQGIELNVAGEISPGWNVIASYSHIDAEITRDNDGLQGNRPANVPFNTASFWTTYELQQGDLQGLGFGLGLFYVGDRQGDSSNTYIIPGYLRTDAAIYYKRDNWRAGINIQNLFNEKHYLGANFGRVAIEPGAPLTVIGSFSVTF, encoded by the coding sequence ATGTCAAATCAGTTACAAAAACTAGCTTGGATGATCGGTGTGGCTTTGGTACTGGTTAACCCCCCTGTATTAGCAGAGGATAGCCAAAAACCAATCTCTAAAATTTCTCAATTGGATGATGTAGAAAAACCTGCTACCAGTATTAAGCAATGGCTGGCTCAGTCGCTAATTCAAATTACAGGTGTCAAGTCCCAAACCACAGGCAAAGGGATAGAGGTAACTTTAGAAACTAATCAATCAGATAAACTGCAACTGGTAAATAAGAGTGAAGGGAATAGCTATATTGTTGATATTCCCAATGCTCAATTACGCCTACCTAGTGGCGATACATTCCGTCAAGAGAAAGCGACTGCGGGAATTAGTGAAGTTATAGTCACAAATTTAGATGCAAACACTGTTCGCGTGACAGTGACGGGTGAAACTGGTGCGCCGCAAGTTGAGTTATTTGATGGTGATGAAGGTTTGGTGTTTGGGGCTGTACCAACTGTGACGACTACACAAACACCACAGACACAACCCACGCCAGTAGAACCACAACCCAGCACTGAAACCCAGCCAGAACAGCCATCTGCACAGGGTGAACCAGAAGCACCTATTGAATTATTAGTCACAGGTGAGCAAAATAGATACCGTGTACCCAATGCTTCTACTGGAACGAGAACTGATACTCTGATCCGAGATATTCCTCAGACTATTCAAGTAGTTCCTGAACAAGTGATCAAAGATCAAAGAGTCACCCGTTTAAGAGACGCGCTGCTGAATATTGGTGGTGTGGTTCAAGATGGTGGGTTTGGTAGTACATCAGACCAAATCGGTATTCGGGGATTTTTTGGTGATGGTACTTTTGGTGGGAGTATTTTAGTTGATGGTTTCAAAGATGGACGAGGTGGTATTAGAGAGACTGCAAACGTTGAACGGATAGAAGTTCTCAAAGGGCCAGCTTCTGTTTTATATGGTGGCGTTCAACCAGGGGGAGTAATTAATTTAGTTACAAAGCAGCCTCTAAGAGATCCCTACTATAATGCTGAATTGTCAGTGGGTAGTTTCTCCACATTCCGCCCTAGTATTGATATCTCTGGACCACTAAATTCTGATAAAACTCTGCTCTATAGGCTCAATTCTGTTTACGAAACTTCTGATGGTTTCCGTGATTTTAATCAAGATGTTCAAAGATTCTTTATTTCACCCACTTTAAAATGGGAAATTGGCAAAGCAACTAACTTAACGCTTCAATTCGACTATCTCAACGATGAGCGTCCATTTGATCGGGGATTTTTAGCCTTTGGTGAGGGTATTATTGATACTCCTCTAGAGCGTTTTTTTGGTGAACCAGATGATGTCAGAAAAGTTGAAGAAATAGGCTTGAGCTATCGTTTAGAGCATAACTTTAACGATAATTGGAAAATCCGTAATGCTTTCCGATATCAAAGTTCAGATACTTTTGATTATCGTGCTGAACCTGTGAGATTAAATGAAACAACAGGCATTCTCACACGGAACTTTAGATCCAATGATGATTATGAAGAAAATTATACTTTACAAACTGATGTAGTTGGTAAGTTTATTACAGGCTCGATTAATCATACTCTTTTGTTTGGTGTTGACTTAGCTAGATTCACATCAGGAGGAACTCAAAGCCGATTACCAGGAGTAATTACACCCAGTATTAATGTATTCAATCCAGTTTACAATGCCATACCCAGACCTGGTTTAGACGAATTAACAAACGTTGTGCGTAATAACCAGGATAGAAGCACTGGTCTAGGAATTTTCTTGCAAAACCAAATAGCGTTTGCAGATAATTTAAAATTGCTTGTTGGTGGACGGTTTGATACTGTCGATCAAAATAGTACAGATTTACGGGATGGTTCTGAATCTGGTCGCTATGATTCCGCTTTCACTCCCAGATTGGGTATTGTTTATCAACCGATTGAACCTATTTCTCTTTATGCTAGTTACAGCCAATCATTTCAACCAAATTTTGGTACAAGAGTAGATGGTTCAATTCTAGAAGCTGAACGGGGAACTCAATACGAAGTAGGAGTAAAAGGTGAATTTTTGGATGGCAGATTAGCGGCTACTTTGGCAGCTTATCACATTACAAAATCCAACATTGCTGCCACTGATCTTGATAATCCAGACTTTCTTCTTCCTATAGGTGAACAACGTAACCAAGGTATTGAACTCAATGTGGCAGGAGAAATTAGTCCTGGTTGGAATGTGATTGCATCTTATTCCCATATTGATGCCGAGATTACCAGAGATAATGACGGTTTGCAGGGAAATCGTCCAGCTAATGTCCCATTTAATACAGCCAGTTTCTGGACAACTTACGAATTGCAACAAGGTGATTTGCAAGGATTAGGTTTTGGTTTAGGGTTATTTTATGTAGGCGATCGCCAAGGTGACTCTAGTAATACATATATCATCCCTGGCTATCTCAGAACAGATGCAGCAATCTACTATAAACGTGATAATTGGCGTGCGGGGATTAATATCCAAAATCTCTTTAACGAAAAACATTATCTAGGAGCAAATTTCGGTAGAGTTGCCATAGAACCGGGCGCACCATTAACAGTGATTGGTAGTTTTTCTGTGACATTTTAA
- the rpmB gene encoding 50S ribosomal protein L28, with translation MSRRCDLTGKKANNAFAVSHSHRRTKRLQQVNLQNKRVWWPSGNRWVKLKLSTKAIKTLEVKGLEAMAKEAGINLNHY, from the coding sequence ATGTCTCGTCGATGTGATCTAACTGGTAAAAAGGCAAATAACGCTTTTGCTGTTTCCCACTCCCACCGTCGCACCAAACGCTTACAACAAGTAAACCTGCAAAACAAGCGCGTTTGGTGGCCAAGTGGTAACCGTTGGGTAAAACTAAAGCTATCTACCAAAGCCATTAAAACTTTAGAGGTCAAAGGTTTAGAAGCAATGGCAAAAGAAGCTGGGATTAACCTCAACCATTACTAA
- a CDS encoding iron-siderophore ABC transporter substrate-binding protein produces the protein MNDSYIKIKNLTRWWRFGIVLFCSLILSIACHRDGSLPVNYQNTNAACRQMEHAAGIACIPEKFERLVTLDDGENAIALGIKPLGAVISDFSSFWKDKLTGVKNIGTTGEPNLESILALKPDLIVGSDYEQDIYPITSKIAPTVLLKFEHSGQWKEVFTNTSVALGKTEVGQKVMENYYRRLAEFKQKMGNKLSKIKVSVVRVYPDKINLYLLDSFCGTILQDAGLSRPESQNFTASEATILFNNQIQMSISNELIEQADGDVIFIWTAENDAKGNQTAQYKLEQLKASPLWRNLKAVKENKVYVVPSYWIGSGMLAANAIIDDLFKYLTN, from the coding sequence ATGAATGACAGTTATATCAAAATCAAAAACTTGACTCGCTGGTGGCGATTTGGGATTGTACTATTTTGTAGTCTAATCCTATCTATAGCTTGTCATCGTGATGGTTCTCTACCTGTTAATTATCAAAATACAAATGCAGCTTGTCGTCAGATGGAACACGCTGCGGGAATTGCCTGTATTCCCGAAAAGTTTGAGCGACTTGTGACTTTAGATGATGGAGAAAATGCGATCGCACTAGGTATTAAACCTCTTGGTGCTGTAATCTCCGATTTTTCATCATTTTGGAAAGATAAGCTCACAGGAGTAAAAAACATTGGGACAACTGGTGAACCTAATTTAGAAAGTATTCTTGCACTCAAACCAGATTTAATTGTCGGTTCTGACTATGAACAAGATATTTATCCTATTACTTCAAAAATTGCTCCAACCGTTTTGTTGAAATTTGAACACAGTGGTCAATGGAAAGAGGTATTTACAAATACTAGTGTGGCGTTAGGTAAGACAGAAGTTGGTCAAAAGGTAATGGAAAATTATTACCGTCGTCTTGCAGAATTTAAGCAGAAGATGGGTAATAAGTTGTCAAAAATTAAAGTTTCTGTAGTGCGCGTATATCCAGATAAAATAAACCTTTATCTCCTTGATTCCTTCTGCGGAACTATTTTGCAAGATGCCGGATTATCTCGCCCCGAATCGCAAAATTTCACGGCATCAGAAGCAACAATTTTATTTAATAATCAGATTCAAATGTCCATCAGTAATGAATTAATCGAACAAGCTGATGGTGATGTTATATTTATCTGGACGGCTGAGAATGATGCCAAAGGTAATCAAACAGCACAATATAAATTAGAGCAACTTAAAGCAAGTCCACTGTGGAGAAATTTAAAAGCTGTAAAAGAAAATAAGGTTTATGTAGTTCCAAGTTACTGGATAGGGAGTGGTATGTTAGCGGCAAACGCAATTATTGATGATTTATTTAAGTATCTAACAAATTAA